One window of the Peromyscus leucopus breed LL Stock chromosome 17, UCI_PerLeu_2.1, whole genome shotgun sequence genome contains the following:
- the LOC119089211 gene encoding heterogeneous nuclear ribonucleoprotein U-like protein 1 codes for MEPKLVPRRRGGGEGSGPPPGVPRSCAPSSPERGGGGGSSRFWQPGFHRPFRGGHGVQLTAALVWCAPGTGEKSSGSAAFSSCGARSRPGKARSPQCAKHRVRPSPDVAAQLPAQPGSSARSDCTGVPAPVRRHPLPRAPQRYPQERSERCAPARREGSLSHSHPALVPPPPPPPTDACWAL; via the coding sequence ATGGAGCCGAAGCTGGTGCCCCGGaggcggggcgggggggagggCTCGGGTCCGCCGCCGGGGGTCCCCAGATCGTGCGCCCCCAGCTCTCCAGaacgcggcggcggcggcggctcctcaCGCTTCTGGCAGCCCGGGTTCCATCGCCCCTTCCGGGGGGGCCACGGCGTGCAACTGACTGCAGCACTGGTGTGGTGCGCCCCGGGGACCGGAGAAAAGTCCTCCGGCTCCGCTGCTTTTTCCAGCTGCGGCGCGCGCTCGCGGCCGGGAAAGGCGAGGTCGCCGCAATGCGCTAAGCACAGGGTCCGTCCCAGTCCGGACGTTGCGGCCCAGCTCCCTGCGCAGCCCGGGTCCTCGGCACGCAGCGACTGCACCGGCGTCCCGGCTCCGGTTCGGCGCCACCCGCTGCCGAGGGCCCCGCAACGGTACCCGCAGGAGCGCTCCGAGCGCTGTGCGCCGGCGAGGCGCGAGGGCTCGCTCTCTCACTCCCACCCGGCGCtagtcccacctcctcctcctccccctacAGATGCCTGCTGGGCCTTGTAG